From a single Senegalia massiliensis genomic region:
- the prdA gene encoding D-proline reductase (dithiol) proprotein PrdA produces MSITKETAQEHANDLAITCCRFEAGTIIEPSNLEDPSLIPDLEDSGLLEIPDNSLKIGEVLGTKLKETVDALTPLTKDLLEGVISMDGKEEVEEEEVKKQENKEMKSIEPVKEVNPVKQFSGGTVKIHIGEGRDINLEIPLSIAGNLTEGTNQVSNSNITTSEVEKREEQEEKEEQSEKILRKLVRKHFKIEKVDLGRETRIDGTTLYIRDDVLKDALDSEELVIDIKLEIITPDRYGEYSETIMDIQPIATKEEGEIGEGVTRILDGVVVVVTGTDEDGVQIGEFGSSEGALDRNIMWGRPGSPEKGEIFIKTEVTIKSGRGMERPGPMAAHRATDVITQEIRESLKNANESLVVDREEFVQRRKSGRKKVVIIKEIMGQGAMHDNYIMPTEPVGTIGAKANVDLGNVPVVTSPLQVLDGCIHALTCIGPASKETSRHYFREPLVLEAMNDDEIDLAGVIFVGSPQANSEKFYVSKFLGMTIEAMDLDGAIITTEGFGNNHVDFASHIEQVGMRGVPVVGVTYSAVQGQLVVGNEYMNAMIDNNKSSQGIENEILSNNCLAPEDAIRAVAMLKAKIAGEEIKDAERKWNANVKLNNVELIEEQTGRKIELEDNEQSLTKSKKRQEIYEVEND; encoded by the coding sequence ATGTCAATTACTAAAGAGACTGCACAAGAACATGCCAATGATTTAGCAATAACTTGTTGCAGATTTGAAGCTGGAACTATAATTGAACCTTCCAATTTAGAAGATCCTAGTTTGATTCCAGATTTAGAAGATTCAGGTTTATTAGAAATTCCAGATAATAGTTTAAAAATTGGAGAAGTTTTAGGTACTAAATTAAAAGAAACTGTTGATGCTTTAACTCCATTAACAAAAGATTTATTAGAGGGAGTTATTTCAATGGATGGAAAAGAAGAAGTTGAGGAAGAAGAGGTTAAGAAACAAGAAAACAAAGAAATGAAATCAATTGAACCTGTTAAGGAAGTAAATCCCGTAAAACAATTCTCTGGAGGAACTGTAAAAATTCACATAGGTGAAGGTAGGGATATAAACCTTGAAATTCCTTTATCAATAGCAGGAAATTTAACAGAAGGAACAAATCAAGTATCTAATTCTAATATTACTACTTCTGAAGTAGAAAAGAGAGAAGAACAGGAAGAAAAGGAAGAACAAAGCGAAAAAATCCTAAGAAAACTTGTAAGGAAGCATTTTAAAATAGAAAAAGTTGATTTAGGAAGAGAAACAAGAATAGATGGAACTACGCTCTATATAAGAGATGATGTATTAAAGGATGCTTTAGACAGTGAGGAATTAGTTATAGATATAAAATTAGAAATTATAACTCCAGATAGGTATGGTGAATATAGTGAAACTATAATGGATATCCAACCAATAGCTACTAAGGAAGAAGGAGAAATTGGAGAAGGTGTTACTAGAATATTAGATGGAGTTGTAGTTGTAGTAACTGGTACTGATGAAGATGGAGTACAAATTGGAGAATTTGGTTCATCAGAAGGTGCTTTAGATAGAAATATTATGTGGGGAAGACCAGGATCTCCTGAAAAAGGCGAAATATTCATAAAAACTGAAGTTACAATAAAATCAGGAAGAGGTATGGAAAGACCAGGACCTATGGCTGCTCACCGTGCTACTGACGTTATAACTCAAGAAATAAGAGAGTCATTAAAAAATGCTAATGAAAGTTTAGTAGTAGATAGGGAAGAATTCGTTCAAAGGCGTAAATCTGGGAGAAAGAAAGTAGTTATTATTAAAGAAATAATGGGACAAGGTGCTATGCATGATAATTACATTATGCCTACTGAGCCCGTTGGAACAATAGGTGCTAAAGCAAATGTTGACCTTGGCAACGTTCCGGTAGTTACTTCACCTCTTCAAGTATTAGATGGTTGTATTCACGCTTTAACTTGTATAGGACCAGCATCTAAGGAAACTTCAAGACATTACTTCAGAGAGCCCCTAGTACTTGAAGCAATGAATGACGATGAAATTGATTTGGCTGGAGTAATATTTGTAGGATCTCCTCAAGCTAATTCAGAAAAATTCTATGTATCTAAATTTTTAGGTATGACTATAGAAGCAATGGATTTAGATGGAGCAATTATAACTACAGAAGGATTTGGAAATAACCATGTTGACTTTGCAAGTCATATTGAACAAGTTGGTATGAGGGGAGTACCAGTAGTTGGTGTAACTTACTCAGCAGTACAAGGACAACTTGTTGTAGGTAATGAATATATGAATGCTATGATTGATAACAACAAATCAAGTCAAGGTATAGAAAATGAAATTCTTTCTAATAACTGTCTCGCTCCTGAAGATGCTATAAGAGCTGTAGCAATGCTTAAGGCTAAAATAGCTGGAGAAGAAATTAAGGATGCTGAAAGAAAATGGAATGCTAATGTAAAATTAAACAATGTAGAATTAATAGAAGAACAAACAGGAAGAAAGATTGAATTAGAAGATAATGAACAATCTCTTACAAAGAGTAAAAAAAGACAAGAAATTTACGAGGTAGAAAATGACTAA